The DNA segment GGGCGGTTCTCCACGATGATGGCCGTCGGGAAGCCGATTCGGTGGGACGCGGTGCCGAGGGCTCACGGTCGCCTGCTGGAGACGACCGGCGGGATGGACCGCAACGGCGTCGACCTCGACGCCCTGCGGATGTACCTCCGGTGGCGCGGCCTGACGCTGGCCGACGTGCGCGAGCGCACCGACCGCTTCCGGGACCCCGCGTCGCTGCCCGCGAATCCGAATCCGGCGGGCGACGGCGCGGTCGCCCGCGACCGCGCCGTCGCCGAGGCGGAGGGGGACGTGAGAGCGCGCGAGAACTCCGACGCCGAACCGCGGGCCGACGGAAACGGCGTCGGAGAGACGCTCCCGGCCGGAGATGTCCCCGACGACGACCCGTGGGGTGCGGCGCGGTTCCTCGCCGACATCGACCACGGCGCGTACGGGACGACCCCCGAGAGCCTGCGCGAGGGTCTGGACGTGCTGGCGACCGAAGAGCGCGTCTGGGTGTCGCCCGGCATCCCGTTCATCGTCCCGCTGTTCGTGGGCCTGGTCGTCTCGCTCACCTACGGCGATATGCTGTTCACAGGGCTACAGCTATTGGGACTACCCTTAGGTTGATTCGACTCGGCCGTCGCCTCGGCGGTCGGCGTGTCGGCCGACCGCCGCGTATCCACCGAGGAACTCGACCGTATCGAGGCGACGGCGTATCGAAAGAAGTCGGTAACGGTGGGCGGCGGTGGTGGCCGTAGGCGGTCGTAACCGCGGCCGGCGACCGCCCGCGCCGCCGCGGTTACTCTCCCTCGCCCTCCGTACCGGCGACCATCCCGGTGACGTTGCCGACGTTCATCGCCACCGCGAGCACGACGGCGATGGCGAACACGATGAGCGACGAGATGGCGTTCATCTTCGGCGCAGTGCCGTACTTTATCATCGAGAACATCGACGTGGTCAGCACGTTGAGCGTCCCCTTCACGAAGTAGACCCGGATGAAGTCCTCGAACGACCGGATCCACGCGAAGAGGAAGCCCGCGCCGATGGCGGGCGCGACGATAGGGAGCGTAACGTCCCGGAACGTGGTCAACGGGTCGGCGCCCAGGTCGCGGGCGGCCTCCTCGAGCGACTCGTCGAAGGTGTACAGTCGGGCCGTCACCATTAGCACCACGAACGGGAAGCCGTAGACGCTGTGGGTCAGCACCACCGTCCAGAACCCCGGCACGATGACGATGCCGAACAGCTGAGGCAACAGCGTCCGGAAGTAGATGAGCAACGCGATGCCGAGCACGACGCCCGGAATCACCATCGGCAGGATGCCGAAGGTTCGGTAGGTCTCCTTCAGCGGGAAGTCGTACCGAGCCAGCGCGAAGCTCGCGAGCACACCCAGCACCGTGGCGACGGCCGCCGCGAGCGTCGCTATCTGGACGCTGTGCCAGACCGCGGTCAACAACGCGCCGTCGGCGAACGTCGCGGCGTAGTGCGCGGACGTGAACCCCTTGAACGGGAATATCGTGCTCGCGTTCACCGCGAACGACAGGAACATCATCACCGCCAGCGGAATCCACAGGAACACGAGGAGCGCGCCCGCGACCACGTACAGTCCGTACTTCAGCAACTGCTCGCGGCGCTCGTAGTCGAACACCGACGCGCTTCCCGACTCGACTTCGGTTCCGGTTTCGGTGTCGGTCTCCGTCGCCATCTCAGACGCCCCCCAGTTCCTCGATGCTGACGTAGCGGAACGCGAGCGCGAACGCCACCACGATGGAGAGCACGATGAACATCGACGCCGCGCTCCCGAATCCGATGGCGTACAGCGAGGTGATGCGCTCCTCGATGAGTTGTCCGATCATCAGCACCTTCCCCTGGCCGAGGAACCGCGGCGTGATGAACGCGCCGAGGCTCGGCACGAACACGAACAGGCTCCCGCTGATGATGCCCGGCAGCGCGAGCGGGAGAATGACGTCCTTGAGCGCGCCGACACGACTCGCGCCTAGGTCGCGGGCGGCTTCGACCAGCGAGAAGTCCAGACCGTCGAGGCTGGCGTACAGCGACAGGAGCATGTACGGGAAGTACGCGTGGGTCAACCCGACGATTATCGCCGGCACGCCGAAGTTGAACGCCGCGATCGGACCGTCCACGATTCCGAGTTTCAGCAGCGTCCGGTTGAGCACGCCGCTCGGGCCGAACATCAGGTACCACGAGTACGCCCGCACCAGGTACATGGTGAAGAACGGCAGCAGGACGAGGAAGATGACTATCTTGAACGTCCGGCCGCTCCGGCGGGCCAGCAGGTACGCGAGCGGAAACGCGAGCACCAGACAGAGGACGGTGGTGACCGCCGCGATGCCGTACGACAGCATCAGCGACTGGAAGAACGCCGTCTCCCAGAACGGCCCGGTGCCGGAGAACAGCCCCTGGTAGTTCTCGAGCGTGGGCTCCCAGATGATCTGGTAGGTCAGCGTGTCGACGCTGACGAAACTGACCGCTATCATGAACGTCAGCGGCGCGAGCAACAGCAGGAACAGCCACGTCAGCCCCGGCAGGGCCGTGATCCCCAGTTTGCTCGCTCGCGAGTTGAACGCGCCGACGAACCGCTCTCGTGTGGACGCCTCGCCGCGTCCGGAGGTTTCGGTGGACACGGTTTCAGGCCGTCTTGACCTCCTCCCAGGCCTGAATCCACTGCCGCTCGTTTTCGACCGCCTTGAACGGGATGAACTCCGAGAGCCGCTGGGGCTTGATGGAACCGTACAGGTCCTGCTGGCGCTTGTTCAGGTACTGGCTGGTCTTGGGGTTGACGCTGGGCGAGTAGCCGACCTGGGCGAGCTTCGCGCCCAACTTGGGCGAGATGTACTGGTTGACGACCTGCCAAGCCTTCTTCTTGTTGCTGGAGGCCTTCGAGACGACCGCCGACTCGAACCAGGCGAGCGACCCCTCCTTCGGGGTCGCCATCCGCGGCCAGTTCGTACCGTTCGCTCGCATCTCGATGACCTCGTTGCGGCCCGACTGCCCGACGACGAAGTTACCCTGCTTGAACGACTTGATGTACGTCGGGTCGGCGGCGATGTACCCCTGGAGCAGGGGTTTCTGGTCGATGAGCTTCTGTTTGACCTTCTGAATCTGGCTCTCCGAGAGGGTCACCTTCTGGCCCTTGAACGCGTCCTGCATGCCGAGGTAGAGGGCGGTGGCGCTCATCGCCTTGAAGTGGTTGTCGTACATGACGATCTTGCCCTTCAGGTTGGCACCCTCGTAGTTCGCGTTGAACAGGGCGTCGTAGCTCTTCTCGTGGTCGGGCGACAGTTTCCGAGAGTCGTAGGAGTAACCGTACCAGCCGAACCGAATCGGAACGCCGTAGAGGTCGCCCTGGCTCGTGAATTGGTTCTGCTGGAACTGCCGGAACTTGTCGTACATCGCCTGCTGGTGCTGGACCACGCCCTGGGGCACCGGCGCTACCAGGTCGGCCGCCATGAACTTCGGGACGTAGTTGTTGTTCGGAATGGCGATGTCGTACTGGCGGTACTGGCCGGCGTTCCACGAGGAGAACATCTTCGCCGACGAGGTCGACTTCGTAATCTGGATGTTGACGCCCACCTGCTCCTCAATCGGCTTGACGATCGCCGGGTCGCCGTACTCCTCCCACGTCAGGATGTTGAGCGTCGGCGTCTGTGCGCTCGCCGTGCCGACGACCGACGCGCCCGCGAGGCCCGCCGCGCCGACCGCTCCGAGGAACCGCCGCCGCGAGGCGCCGGTCGAGTTTGAATTGCCGGACGTGGGTTTCGAATCGCCGGACGCGAGTTCGGTGCGCCGTTCGTTCGTCTGCTCCGCTCCTTCGTTCCGCGCTTCGTGTGTCATTTGGTGTCCCCACCCAGGGACTAGACCCTTCGCCGACGACAATAAAAATTGGTAATCGTATGGTTGGGCTACCGACTAAATTCGACCGACAACGCGGCGTTTCCCTGTCGACCGTGCGATAGTATGACATACAACCGAAACCGACGTTAATCCATCCCGGCCGGCGCCGCGACAATCGGCCACCGTTTTGTGCACCGGCGCGGTATGGCATGGCATGGCGGCTCAGGGGGAACGACGAACGGCGACGGAGGGGGAGGCACTGATAGAACTCGCGGACGTCCGCAAGGAGTTCGGGGACGTGACCGCGGTCGACGGCATCGACTTCACCATTGAGCGCGGAGAGTTCTTCTCGCTCGTCGGCCCGTCCGGTTGCGGCAAGACCACGACGCTCCGGATGATAAGCGGCTTCGAGACGCCGACGAAGGGAGAGGTGTTCCTCGACGGGCGGGGAATGACCGGCGTGCCGCCGGACGCCCGCGACACCAACCTCGTGTTCCAGCACCTCTCGCTGTTCCCGCACATGACCGTGGGCGAGAACGTCGGCTACGGCCTGAGGAAGTCGGGCGTGGGCGCCGGCGAGCGCGAAGAGCGGGTGTCGCGGTACCTCGAACTGGTGGACCTCGGCGGCTACGACGACCGGAATCCCGACGAACTCTCGGGCGGCCAGCAACAGCGGGTCGCGCTCGCACGCGCGTTGGTGAACGAACCGAGCGTGCTCCTGCTGGACGAACCGCTGTCGAGTCTCGACCGCAAACTCCGCAAGCAGATGCAGGTCGAGTTGCGCAAAATCCACGAGAAGACCCAGGGGGCGTTCTTCTACGTCACTCACGACCAGGAGGTCGCGATGACGCTCAGCGACCGACTGGCCGTGATGAACGAGGGGAAACTCGAACAGGTAGGGACGCCCGAGGATATCTATCGGAACCCGGCGACCCCGTTCGTCGCCGACTTCATCGGCGACACCAACTTACTCGACGGCACCGCTCGGTCCGATGGCGGCCGGACCGTCGTCGAAATCGGCGGAACGAGCGGCGAGGGCATCCGGTTCGCGCCCACCCGCGACGTTCGCGAGGGCGACGTGACCGTCTCGATTCGGCCGGAAGACATCTCGCTCGCCGTCGGCCGGGAGGGCGGTGCCGACCGGGAAACCGGGACCGCGACGTTCGAGGGAGAGGTCGTCGAACGCTACTTTCAGGGCGACCACACCAACTACACCGTGGAGGTCGGCGACGGCCTGACGATGTCGGTGGTGGCCCAGGGCCGGGAAGCGCCCATCGAGCGCGGGGACCGCGCGTCGTTCGCGTTCGCGAACGACGCGCCCGTGGTGTTCGAGTGAGGGCGGTCGCGCCCCGACGAAGTCGGACACCTCCGGAACTGTTTCGGAACGAAACACTATTGCCGGTCGGCCGAAAGTCCGGGGGTATGAAGACCGTCAGTGCGACCGACTATCACGACATCGTGCAGGTCGGCGACCCCCAGATCGCGCCGGACGGCGAGCGGGTGGCGTTCGTCAGGAAGGTGCCGAAAGACGACGAGTCCTACGAGGCGACCGTCTACGTCGTCCCGGTCGGCGGCGACGAACCCCGGCAGTTCACCGTGAGCGAGGGCGTCGACAGTCAACCGCGGTGGAGTCCCTCGGGCGACCGCCTCGCGTTCGTCAGCACGCGCGGGGCCGACGACGACCGGCCCCAACTGTGGGTCATGCCCACCCGCGGCGGCGAGGCCCGGCAGGTGACGGACGTGGTCGGCGGCGTCGCCGAAATCGCGTGGTCGCCCGACGGCACCCGAATCGCGTTCACCCAGTCCACCACCGCTGAGGACCGCGAGGAGGGCCGGGACCGCTCGCTCGACGGCGAGGAGTACGAACCCGAACCGCCGGACCCGCGGGTCATCGACCGGAAGGTCTACCGGGCGGGCCAGCAGTATCTCGACGGTCGGAGGAGCCACGTCTACGTGGCCAACCTCGAGGAAGACGAGGTGGAGCGACTCACCGACGGCGACTACGACCACTCGACGCCCGAGTGGGGCGACGCCGAGACGCTCTACTACGGCGTCAAGCGGACCGGCGACCCCGACGACAACATCGTCATCGACGTGGTGGCCTACGACCTCGAAACCGGTGAAACGGAGGACGTCACGCGGACGACCGGGTGGACGGCGATGCTGGCCGCGACGTCGGACGGCCGCCTCGCCTACGCCTACACCCCCGAGGACCACGCGACGCTGAGACAGACCGGAATCGAGGTGCTGGACCGCGAAACCGGCGAGGTCACGACCCCGACCGCCGTGCTCGACCGGACGCTCGCGGTGTCGGTTTCGCCTCCGTGGGGGACGGTCCCGCCGCAGTGGGGACCGAACGAGGAGGACCTCTTCTTCGTGACGCCCGACGAGGGGACGTACACGCTCTGGCGCGCGCCGGGCGACGCGAGCGCCGACCCCGAATCGGTCGTCGACGAGGGCGGGGTCTACGGGATGTCGGTCGGTGAAAGCGCCGCGGCGTTCGTCCGGTCGGAGTGGGACCACCCCGGTGACGTGTTCGCCACGACCCTCCGGGGCGCCGAGACTCGACGGCTCACCCGCGTCAACGCCGACTACCTGGAGGACCGGGCGGTTTCGCAACCCGAGGAGGTTCGCTTCGAAGGGGGAGACGGCGCCGAGATTCAGGGTTGGGTGCTCACGCCGCCCGATTTCGACGGCGCGGCGTGGAACGCCGCGGACAGTCGAGCGGCGGAGCCGCGAGACCCCGACGAAACCTACCCGCTCGCGGTCGAAATCCACGGCGGCCCCCACTCGATGTGGACGACGAGCGGGACGATGTGGCACGAGTTCCAGTTGCTCGCGGCCCGCGGCTACGTGGTCTTCTGGTCGAACCCCCGCGGGTCCACCGGCTACGGCGAGGAGTTCGTCGCGGCGCTCGGCGAGGGCAAGTGGGGCACCGTCGCCTACGAGGACGTGATGGCGGGCGTCGACGAAGTCGTCGCCCGCGACTACGTCGACGAGGAGGACGCGTTCGTCACGGGCGGGAGCTACGGCGGCTACCTGACGACGTGGATAGTCGGCCACACCGACCGGTTCGTGGCCGCGGTGAGCCAGCGCGGCGTCTACGAACTCAACAGCTTCTACGGGTCGACCGACGCCTTCAAACTGGTCGAGTGGGACTTCGACGCGACGCCGCTGTCGGACCCGGAGTTCCTCTGGGAGCAGTCGCCGGCGGCCTGCGCCGGGAACGTCGAGACGCCGACCCTCCTCATCCACAGCGACGACGACTTCCGGGTGCCGGTGAACAACGCCGAGATGCTCTACCTGCTCTACAAGAAGCAGGGAGTCGAAACCCGCCTGGTGCGCTACCCGCGCGAGGGCCACGAACTCTCCCGGAGCGGCGAACCCGGCCACGTCGTCGACCGCCTCGAACGCCTCGTCCGCTGGTTCGACGGCTACTCGACCCACTTCGACGCGCCGAAGGCGCTCGAGCGCGGCGACGAGGGGCTATCCGCGGGCGAGGAGGACCGCGAGGAGAGCGGCGACGGAGCGGCGGGCGACGCGAGCGAGACGCCGGACGAGCGAGTCGAGGAGTAACTACCGACCGCTCGATAGCCCTTCGTACCGATAAGAGGTCGGTTTCGCCAGGGCGTTCGACGCCGGTGATTCGGCTCTCGCCTGTCGGTTTTTCACCGGAAACGAAGGGGTCCGAATCGTCCCGAAAAGTAAGACGGGTCCGGCGGTGAGCGTCGCGGTCGGATG comes from the Halorussus vallis genome and includes:
- a CDS encoding A24 family peptidase — its product is MPALPIDASVPDLLRLLAVPVFGWAAWRDVETRRIPNRTWYPLAALALVLLAWDGWRAWTGQFGGFEPFAIRVTVSLGFVAPLVVVFWWFRAFGGADAKAFLVVAALFPVFPSYQVLGWGLPYQQTPLGVFSLTILTNTVLVGALYPLTLATTNAVAGRFSTMMAVGKPIRWDAVPRAHGRLLETTGGMDRNGVDLDALRMYLRWRGLTLADVRERTDRFRDPASLPANPNPAGDGAVARDRAVAEAEGDVRARENSDAEPRADGNGVGETLPAGDVPDDDPWGAARFLADIDHGAYGTTPESLREGLDVLATEERVWVSPGIPFIVPLFVGLVVSLTYGDMLFTGLQLLGLPLG
- a CDS encoding ABC transporter permease, which encodes MATETDTETGTEVESGSASVFDYERREQLLKYGLYVVAGALLVFLWIPLAVMMFLSFAVNASTIFPFKGFTSAHYAATFADGALLTAVWHSVQIATLAAAVATVLGVLASFALARYDFPLKETYRTFGILPMVIPGVVLGIALLIYFRTLLPQLFGIVIVPGFWTVVLTHSVYGFPFVVLMVTARLYTFDESLEEAARDLGADPLTTFRDVTLPIVAPAIGAGFLFAWIRSFEDFIRVYFVKGTLNVLTTSMFSMIKYGTAPKMNAISSLIVFAIAVVLAVAMNVGNVTGMVAGTEGEGE
- a CDS encoding ABC transporter permease, which encodes MSTETSGRGEASTRERFVGAFNSRASKLGITALPGLTWLFLLLLAPLTFMIAVSFVSVDTLTYQIIWEPTLENYQGLFSGTGPFWETAFFQSLMLSYGIAAVTTVLCLVLAFPLAYLLARRSGRTFKIVIFLVLLPFFTMYLVRAYSWYLMFGPSGVLNRTLLKLGIVDGPIAAFNFGVPAIIVGLTHAYFPYMLLSLYASLDGLDFSLVEAARDLGASRVGALKDVILPLALPGIISGSLFVFVPSLGAFITPRFLGQGKVLMIGQLIEERITSLYAIGFGSAASMFIVLSIVVAFALAFRYVSIEELGGV
- a CDS encoding ABC transporter substrate-binding protein — its product is MTHEARNEGAEQTNERRTELASGDSKPTSGNSNSTGASRRRFLGAVGAAGLAGASVVGTASAQTPTLNILTWEEYGDPAIVKPIEEQVGVNIQITKSTSSAKMFSSWNAGQYRQYDIAIPNNNYVPKFMAADLVAPVPQGVVQHQQAMYDKFRQFQQNQFTSQGDLYGVPIRFGWYGYSYDSRKLSPDHEKSYDALFNANYEGANLKGKIVMYDNHFKAMSATALYLGMQDAFKGQKVTLSESQIQKVKQKLIDQKPLLQGYIAADPTYIKSFKQGNFVVGQSGRNEVIEMRANGTNWPRMATPKEGSLAWFESAVVSKASSNKKKAWQVVNQYISPKLGAKLAQVGYSPSVNPKTSQYLNKRQQDLYGSIKPQRLSEFIPFKAVENERQWIQAWEEVKTA
- a CDS encoding ABC transporter ATP-binding protein — encoded protein: MAAQGERRTATEGEALIELADVRKEFGDVTAVDGIDFTIERGEFFSLVGPSGCGKTTTLRMISGFETPTKGEVFLDGRGMTGVPPDARDTNLVFQHLSLFPHMTVGENVGYGLRKSGVGAGEREERVSRYLELVDLGGYDDRNPDELSGGQQQRVALARALVNEPSVLLLDEPLSSLDRKLRKQMQVELRKIHEKTQGAFFYVTHDQEVAMTLSDRLAVMNEGKLEQVGTPEDIYRNPATPFVADFIGDTNLLDGTARSDGGRTVVEIGGTSGEGIRFAPTRDVREGDVTVSIRPEDISLAVGREGGADRETGTATFEGEVVERYFQGDHTNYTVEVGDGLTMSVVAQGREAPIERGDRASFAFANDAPVVFE
- a CDS encoding S9 family peptidase → MKTVSATDYHDIVQVGDPQIAPDGERVAFVRKVPKDDESYEATVYVVPVGGDEPRQFTVSEGVDSQPRWSPSGDRLAFVSTRGADDDRPQLWVMPTRGGEARQVTDVVGGVAEIAWSPDGTRIAFTQSTTAEDREEGRDRSLDGEEYEPEPPDPRVIDRKVYRAGQQYLDGRRSHVYVANLEEDEVERLTDGDYDHSTPEWGDAETLYYGVKRTGDPDDNIVIDVVAYDLETGETEDVTRTTGWTAMLAATSDGRLAYAYTPEDHATLRQTGIEVLDRETGEVTTPTAVLDRTLAVSVSPPWGTVPPQWGPNEEDLFFVTPDEGTYTLWRAPGDASADPESVVDEGGVYGMSVGESAAAFVRSEWDHPGDVFATTLRGAETRRLTRVNADYLEDRAVSQPEEVRFEGGDGAEIQGWVLTPPDFDGAAWNAADSRAAEPRDPDETYPLAVEIHGGPHSMWTTSGTMWHEFQLLAARGYVVFWSNPRGSTGYGEEFVAALGEGKWGTVAYEDVMAGVDEVVARDYVDEEDAFVTGGSYGGYLTTWIVGHTDRFVAAVSQRGVYELNSFYGSTDAFKLVEWDFDATPLSDPEFLWEQSPAACAGNVETPTLLIHSDDDFRVPVNNAEMLYLLYKKQGVETRLVRYPREGHELSRSGEPGHVVDRLERLVRWFDGYSTHFDAPKALERGDEGLSAGEEDREESGDGAAGDASETPDERVEE